Proteins co-encoded in one Arachis stenosperma cultivar V10309 chromosome 7, arast.V10309.gnm1.PFL2, whole genome shotgun sequence genomic window:
- the LOC130940761 gene encoding glycerol-3-phosphate acyltransferase 1, which translates to MVFPMVLLRLLDWVLYQLLANSFYRAARKMKSYWFNFEYSIISSKPQHLQQPCLSFPSVTKCDLEALRASQPTLAFCDVHKVLLNTHSFFPFFMLVAFEGGSILRALLLLLSCPLLLILNYDMNLKLMTFITFCGLRIKDMECVSRAVLPKFYLENLNLHAYEVMASSSSKVVFTSVPRVMVEGFLKEYLSVCNVIGTELQTFGTYFTGFVSDSGLLVKHRALKEYFGDRKPDIGIGSSSFDDHIFMSLCKEGYVVNNPSPMLGREKYPKPLIFHDGRLAFLPTPSATLLMFMWLPIGILLAIYRILVGILLPYKWAMILGVWSGINLNVKGIMRSQSSEQKKGVLYVCTHRTLLDPVFLSTCLAKPLTAVTYSLSKVSEFIAPIRTVRLTRDRKQDAQTMQKLLSEGDLVVCPEGTTCREPYLLRFSSLFAELADEIVPVAMNAHVSMFYGTTAAGLKCLDPIFFFMNPRPCYHIHILGKVPKELTCAGGRSSCEVANYIQSQLALALGFQCTTLTRRDKYLMLAGNEGIVNQQHNTNNNKEET; encoded by the exons atggtGTTTCCAATGGTGCTTCTTAGGCTTCTTGATTGGGTTTTGTACCAACTTCTTGCTAACTCTTTCTATAGAGCAGCAAGGAAAATGAAGAGTTATTGGTTCAATTTTGAATATAGCATCATCTCATCAAAACCACAACATCTTCAACAACCTTGTTTGTCTTTTCCAAGTGTCACAAAATGTGACTTAGAGGCTCTTAGAGCTTCACAACCAACACTTGCTTTTTGCGACGTTCACAAAGTGTTGCTAAATACACACtccttcttccctttcttcatgCTTGTTGCCTTTGAAGGTGGCAGCATTTTAAGGGCACTTCTCTTGCTTCTCTCTTGTCCTCTCCTCCTCATTTTGAACTATGACATGAACCTTAAACTCATGACCTTCATCACATTCTGTGGCCTGAGAATCAAGGACATGGAATGTGTTTCAAGGGCAGTGCTGCCTAAATTCTATTTGGAGAATCTCAACCTTCATGCTTATGAGGTTATGGCTTCATCAAGTTCCAAAGTTGTGTTCACAAGTGTTCCTAGAGTCATGGTTGAAGGGTTTCTGAAGGAGTATTTGAGTGTTTGTAATGTTATAGGCACAGAGTTGCAAACTTTTGGTACCTACTTCACTGGTTTTGTCTCTGATTCTGGCTTGCTTGTGAAGCATAGAGCACTCAAAGAGTATTTTGGTGACAGAAAACCAGATATTGGTATTGGAAGCTCAAGTTTTGATGATCATATTTTCATGTCACTTTGCAAG GAAGGTTATGTGGTGAACAATCCAAGCCCAATGTTGGGAAGGGAAAAATATCCAAAGCCCTTAATCTTCCATGATGGAAGGTTGGCATTCTTGCCAACCCCATCAGCAACATTATTGATGTTCATGTGGCTCCCAATTGGGATTCTTCTGGCCATATATAGAATCCTTGTTGGGATCTTGCTTCCATACAAATGGGCAATGATACTTGGAGTTTGGAGTGGCATAAACCTGAATGTGAAAGGAATAATGAGGTCTCAAAGTTCAGAACAGAAGAAAGGGGTTCTGTATGTTTGCACACATAGGACACTCCTTGATCCTGTTTTCTTAAGCACTTGTTTGGCTAAGCCTTTGACTgcagtcacatatagtttgagTAAGGTGTCAGAgttcatagctccaattaggaCTGTCAGACTCACAAGGGATAGAAAACAAGATGCTCAAACCATGCAAAAGTTGCTAAGTGAAG GTGACTTGGTAGTATGTCCAGAAGGAACAACTTGTAGGGAGCCATACCTATTAAGATTTAGCTCATTGTTTGCTGAGTTGGCTGATGAAATAGTTCCTGTGGCTATGAATGCTCATGTCAGCATGTTCTATGGGACCACAGCAGCAGGCTTGAAGTGTTTGGAccccatcttcttcttcatgaatCCTCGGCCATGTTACCACATTCACATCCTTGGGAAGGTTCCTAAGGAGCTTACATGTGCTGGAGGCAGGTCCAGTTGTGAGGTGGCTAACTATATTCAGAGCCAATTGGCTCTTGCTTTGGGATTTCAGTGCACTACTCTCACTCGGAGGGATAAGTACTTGATGCTTGCAGGGAATGAAGGCATTGTCAATCAACAACATAACACCAACAATAATAAGGAAGAAACTTAG
- the LOC130939236 gene encoding uncharacterized protein LOC130939236: protein MVPHSTIPGDIDELILSGVGNITHFTDLSRKFLLASSHLFQPSASVCSREAQLTQLYSAIELKEAGVKFEVNKNSQCLQDLEISDLLIKKGIIENWLGDSNAVATMFNGLAVNLVNVGFNVKYSCIFKGLNAFCKKPWNRRVATLKRYYCNTPWKTVASIAGIFLLKHVQ from the exons ATGGTTCCTCACAGTACCATTCCCGGTGATATTGATGAGCTAATCTTATCCGGTGTTGGTAACATAACTCATTTCACAGATTTATCAAGAAAGTTTCTATTAGCATCCTCTCACTTATTCCAACCATCAGCCTCTGTATGCTCAAGAGAAGCACAGCTAACACAACTCTATAGTGCAATTGAGTTGAAGGAAGCAGGAGTGAAGTTTGAGGTAAACAAAAATAGTCAATGCTTACAGGACTTGGAAATTTCAG ATTTGCTGATTAAGAAAGGAATAATTGAGAATTGGTTAGGTGATAGCAATGCAGTGGCTACAATGTTCAATGGTCTTGCAGTGAATCTTGTGAATGTAGGTTTTAATGTGAAATATTCCTGTATTTTTAAAGGCTTGAATGCTTTCTGTAAGAAACCTTGGAACAGAAGAGTAGCAACTTTGAAGCGCTACTACTGCAACACTCCGTGGAAGACGGTAGCTTCCATTGCTGGAATTTTTCTACTCAAGCATGTTCAATGA